One region of Miscanthus floridulus cultivar M001 chromosome 19, ASM1932011v1, whole genome shotgun sequence genomic DNA includes:
- the LOC136525269 gene encoding protein FD-like: protein MAANYHHYQMAVHAAAAAAAWREPDSPQLSFVSGCSSLFSISTLHDDDDDRAAAAVVYAGHALPSTPVSLAGFAAGDDVDMEVQQASGDDRRSIRMMRNRESALRSRARKRAYVENLEKEVRRLVDENLKLKKQCKELKLEVAALVLPTKSSLRRTSSTQF, encoded by the exons ATGGCGGCCAACTACCACCACTACCAGATGGCGGTGcacgcggctgcggcggcggcggcgtggagggAGCCGGACAGCCCGCAGCTGAGCTTCGTGAGCGGGTGCAGCTCCCTCTTCTCCATCTCCACGCtgcatgacgacgacgacgacagagccgccgccgccgtcgtctacGCCGGCCACGCGCTGCCCTCCACGCCCGTCTCGCTCGCTGGGTTCGCTGCCGGCGACGACGTCGACATGGAGGTGCAGCAGGCCAGCGGCGACGACCGGAGGAGCATCAGGATGATGAGGAACCGCGAGTCCGCGCTCCGCTCCAGGGCCAGGAAGAGG GCATATGTGGAGAATCTAGAGAAAGAGGTTCGCCGGCTGGTGGATGAGAACTTGAAGCTCAAGAAGCAGTGCAAAGAG CTGAAACTGGAAGTAGCGGCACTCGTCCTCCCAACCAAGAGCTCACTTCGAAGAACCTCATCCACCCAATTCTGA